In Triticum aestivum cultivar Chinese Spring chromosome 5B, IWGSC CS RefSeq v2.1, whole genome shotgun sequence, the following proteins share a genomic window:
- the LOC123110194 gene encoding protein YABBY 6 encodes MSSSGQITPAEEVCYVHCNFCNTVLAVSVPGNSMLNIVTVRCGHCTNLLSVSLRGQMHSPVPPAAQVQESSLSKPNGSNGFIRDHGSAYNSPEFGSSSSSSSSKFRMPTMMFSSQNDLLQEQTLHARPPEKRQRVPSAYNRFIKEEIRRIKANNPDISHREAFSTAAKNWAHYPNIHFGLNPERDGGKRLAVDDAAPAAKKIQGFCS; translated from the exons ATGTCGTCGTCGGGCCAGATCACACCGGCAGAAGAAGTCTGCTACGTGCACTGCAACTTCTGCAACACCGTACTCGCG GTGAGTGTCCCTGGGAACAGCATGCTCAACATCGTGACAGTCCGGTGCGGGCACTGCACAAACCTACTTTCGGTGAGCCTGAGAGGGCAGATGCACTCACCGGTCCCTCCTGCGGCACAGGTCCAG GAGAGCAGCCTGAGCAAGCCCAATGGCAGCAACGGCTTCATTCGTGACCACGGCAGCGCCTACAATAGCCCGGAGTTTGGTtcgtcttcttcttcatcgtcgtcCAAATTCCGGATGCCGACGATGATGTTCTCATCGCAAAATGATCTGCTGCAGGAGCAAACGCTGCACGCACGTC CTCCTGAGAAGAGGCAGCGTGTTCCTTCGGCGTACAACAGATTCATCAA GGAAGAGATACGAAGGATCAAAGCAAACAACCCCGACATTAGCCACAGGGAAGCTTTCAGCACTGCCGCAAAGAAC TGGGCACATTATCCAAACATCCATTTCGGTCTAAACCCCGAGCGCGACGGTGGCAAGAGGCTCGCCGTCGACGATGCCGCGCCGGCTGCCAAGAAGATCCAAGGTTTCTGTTCATAG